One genomic region from Leptolyngbyaceae cyanobacterium JSC-12 encodes:
- a CDS encoding Putative RNA methylase family UPF0020 (IMG reference gene:2510096707) has product MSFQRMLVILAASIGSIGLGLIGYSQMRELDTQTAQPAVTSQAPPLTQDSQPGKLPQAPERTPDVPYVPTPQAVVDEMLRLANVQQNDRLYDLGSGDGRIVITAAKQYGVSGIGVDIDPRRVQEANENARQAGVSDRVEFRQQDLFQTDLRDATVVTLYLLPQINLRLRPKLLSELKPGTRIVSHAFDMGNWKPEKVVRVDGRTIYLWTVPERVPASLR; this is encoded by the coding sequence ATGTCATTCCAACGAATGCTAGTAATTCTTGCAGCTAGTATTGGCTCAATTGGTTTAGGACTAATTGGTTATAGCCAAATGCGAGAACTAGATACTCAGACAGCACAACCTGCAGTTACCTCGCAAGCACCTCCTTTAACCCAAGACTCCCAACCTGGAAAGCTGCCACAAGCACCAGAGCGTACCCCCGATGTTCCTTATGTCCCAACTCCACAAGCAGTAGTCGATGAGATGTTACGCCTTGCGAACGTGCAACAAAATGATCGGCTCTATGACTTGGGCAGTGGGGATGGTCGAATTGTAATTACAGCGGCTAAACAATATGGAGTTTCAGGTATCGGAGTAGACATCGACCCTAGACGAGTGCAAGAAGCAAATGAGAATGCCAGACAGGCGGGGGTCAGCGATCGCGTTGAATTTCGACAACAAGATCTTTTCCAAACGGATCTGAGAGATGCTACCGTCGTCACCCTTTACCTGCTGCCACAAATCAATTTGCGATTGCGTCCTAAACTCCTGAGTGAACTTAAACCTGGTACTCGAATTGTGTCCCATGCTTTCGATATGGGGAACTGGAAACCAGAGAAAGTTGTGCGGGTAGATGGTAGAACAATTTATCTTTGGACAGTACCAGAAAGAGTACCTGCCAGTCTGCGCTAA
- a CDS encoding amino acid transporter (IMG reference gene:2510096708~PFAM: Amino acid permease): MPRNGERILLEPIALSVERSAPQPSLALIDAIALIVGVVIGAGIFETPSLVAGNTGSPFSMLLTWFIGGVTSIIGALCYSELATTYPHAGGNYYYLKRAFSDEIAFLFAWARMTVIQTGSIVLLAFVFGDYATQLLSLGAISPSIYAALAIALLTGLNIIGLQFGKHTQNWLTAAKVLGLVLVVLVGLFLSPPITETVAEPSSTGNWGLAMLFVLLSYGGWNEAAYISAEIRNGSRNILRSLLWSIGIITIIYLLINLACLRGLGFASMAQSTAVAAELLRRPFGEAGAKLISLLIAISTLGAINATIFTGARTNFALGQDFSLFSFLGRWQPRPSAPTPAFLLQGAIALALVVLGTITRKGFETMVDYTAPVFWFFFLLSGISLFVLRHREPDRARPFQVPFYPFIPLLFCAVCGYLLYSSVAYTGMGAIVGIAMVSLGIPLLLWNRHRLQRH, encoded by the coding sequence TTGCCTAGAAATGGAGAACGGATACTACTGGAGCCAATTGCGCTCTCTGTAGAAAGGTCTGCACCGCAACCCTCACTAGCACTCATTGATGCGATCGCACTCATTGTTGGTGTTGTTATTGGTGCTGGTATTTTCGAGACTCCCTCTTTAGTAGCAGGGAATACTGGAAGCCCTTTTTCCATGCTACTCACATGGTTTATTGGTGGCGTCACATCAATCATTGGAGCATTGTGCTACTCCGAGTTGGCGACGACCTATCCCCATGCTGGTGGGAACTATTACTACCTGAAACGCGCTTTTAGCGATGAAATCGCTTTTTTATTCGCCTGGGCACGAATGACAGTGATTCAAACAGGCTCCATTGTGTTGTTAGCATTTGTCTTTGGTGACTATGCAACTCAACTGCTTTCGTTGGGAGCGATTTCACCATCAATTTACGCAGCACTGGCGATCGCACTATTGACCGGACTTAATATCATCGGATTGCAGTTCGGTAAACACACTCAAAATTGGCTCACCGCTGCCAAGGTTCTTGGTTTAGTTCTGGTAGTCCTAGTAGGGCTGTTTCTATCTCCCCCTATCACTGAAACCGTTGCTGAGCCTTCATCAACAGGGAACTGGGGATTGGCAATGCTATTTGTGCTGTTGTCCTATGGTGGTTGGAATGAAGCCGCTTACATCTCAGCCGAAATTCGTAATGGTAGTCGCAATATTTTGCGATCGCTGCTGTGGAGTATTGGTATCATCACCATCATTTATTTACTAATTAACCTGGCGTGTTTGCGCGGTTTAGGATTTGCTAGTATGGCACAATCTACTGCCGTTGCTGCCGAATTATTGCGTCGTCCATTTGGAGAAGCTGGCGCAAAGTTAATTAGTTTACTGATTGCAATTTCAACGCTAGGCGCAATCAATGCCACCATTTTTACCGGAGCACGCACAAACTTTGCCCTAGGTCAGGATTTCTCCTTGTTTAGCTTTTTGGGACGCTGGCAGCCACGCCCCAGTGCACCAACTCCTGCCTTTCTGCTGCAAGGGGCGATCGCACTTGCGTTAGTTGTACTGGGCACCATCACTCGTAAAGGGTTTGAAACGATGGTTGATTACACTGCTCCAGTATTCTGGTTTTTCTTCTTGTTAAGTGGCATCTCTTTATTCGTGCTGCGCCATCGTGAGCCGGATCGCGCTCGTCCTTTTCAAGTACCGTTTTATCCCTTTATTCCCCTTTTATTCTGTGCCGTCTGCGGCTATCTTCTCTACTCCAGCGTGGCTTACACCGGAATGGGCGCGATCGTAGGTATTGCCATGGTCAGTCTTGGAATTCCGCTCCTGCTATGGAATCGTCACCGACTTCAACGGCACTAA
- a CDS encoding cysteine desulfurase-like protein, SufS subfamily (IMG reference gene:2510096710~PFAM: Aminotransferase class-V~TIGRFAM: cysteine desulfurases, SufSfamily), giving the protein MTIATEKPLAFKVRADFPILNQEIHGKPLIYLDNAATSQKPISVLEALTHYYEYDNANVHRGVHTLSNRATDAYEGARDKVADFINAASRQEIVYTRNASEAINLVAYAWGMNTLQTGDEIILTVMEHHSNLIPWQFVAQRTGAVLKFVELTETEEFDFDHFKSLLSDKTKLVSVVHVSNTLGCINPVKEICAEAHRYGAKVLVDACQSAPHMLLDVQEIDCDWLVASGHKMCAPTGIGFLYGKLELLRSMPPFLGGGEMIADVFLDHATYADLPHKFEAGTPAIAEAIALGAAVDYLTAIGMETIHRYEEELTAYLFKQLEQVPTVRIYGPKPDANGGGRAALAAFTAGDVHPHDLSTILDQAGVAIRAGHHCTQPLHRHLRVQSTARASLYFYNTQEDIDSFIAALKEAVDFFGSIFG; this is encoded by the coding sequence ATGACTATTGCAACTGAAAAACCTCTTGCCTTCAAAGTTCGTGCCGATTTCCCAATCCTAAATCAGGAAATTCATGGCAAACCTTTGATATACCTGGACAACGCTGCCACATCCCAAAAGCCGATCTCCGTCCTGGAAGCCTTGACTCATTATTACGAGTACGACAATGCCAATGTTCATCGGGGGGTGCATACGCTGAGTAATCGGGCGACAGATGCGTATGAAGGAGCACGAGATAAGGTTGCAGATTTCATTAATGCAGCCTCTCGACAAGAGATTGTGTATACCCGTAATGCCAGTGAAGCCATTAATCTGGTGGCTTATGCATGGGGTATGAATACTCTGCAAACTGGAGACGAAATCATTCTGACTGTGATGGAACACCACAGCAATTTGATCCCCTGGCAGTTTGTAGCGCAGCGGACGGGAGCCGTTCTCAAGTTTGTGGAATTAACGGAAACGGAAGAATTTGACTTTGACCATTTCAAATCTCTGTTGTCGGACAAGACAAAGCTGGTTTCAGTGGTTCATGTATCGAATACGCTGGGCTGCATCAATCCAGTGAAGGAGATTTGTGCGGAGGCGCATCGTTATGGGGCAAAAGTATTGGTAGATGCTTGCCAGAGTGCGCCTCACATGCTACTGGATGTGCAAGAGATTGACTGTGATTGGCTAGTGGCATCGGGTCATAAGATGTGTGCCCCAACGGGAATTGGATTTTTGTATGGCAAGTTAGAGTTATTACGCTCAATGCCTCCCTTTTTGGGTGGTGGCGAAATGATTGCCGATGTGTTTCTGGATCATGCAACCTATGCAGATTTGCCTCACAAATTTGAGGCGGGGACTCCTGCGATTGCTGAAGCGATCGCCTTAGGAGCAGCAGTTGATTATTTGACGGCGATCGGGATGGAGACAATTCACCGCTACGAAGAAGAACTGACTGCCTACCTGTTTAAGCAACTGGAGCAGGTACCGACCGTTCGTATTTATGGCCCCAAACCCGATGCTAATGGAGGTGGACGAGCCGCACTGGCAGCGTTCACCGCAGGCGATGTGCATCCCCACGATTTATCTACCATTTTGGATCAAGCAGGAGTAGCAATTCGGGCGGGGCATCACTGTACTCAGCCATTACATCGTCATTTGAGGGTTCAGTCTACGGCTCGTGCCAGTCTCTATTTCTACAACACGCAAGAAGATATTGATAGCTTCATTGCTGCCCTAAAAGAAGCCGTTGATTTCTTTGGCAGCATTTTTGGTTAA
- a CDS encoding Iron-regulated ABC transporter permease protein SufD (IMG reference gene:2510096711~PFAM: Uncharacterized protein family (UPF0051)~TIGRFAM: FeS assembly protein SufD) — MIEISTVADVGNLGVTTASDRTTYLKNLLALQSPLADNLDWLQEVRDRAASRVQELAIPSTREEEWRFTDLSPLLKVELKSVARKSSAISQAEIASFILPESSTCLVFVDGTFLPELSTTQNLPTNMVVGNLATAIQQESSLQNRILDYLARQPGSGETFTALNTASMTDVAVIYVPQKQIVDSPIHVLFVSTADQPQVMTTPRCLVIAESNSSLTLIEDYISLNASVYFTNSVTEVWVEANAHVNHTRIQRDSQTAFHIGKTAVSQARDAHYTCNAISLGAALSRHHLEVYQTGEQTYTMLNGLTMIADNQVADTHSLISYTKPYGTSNQIHKCIVDDQAHAVFNGKIFVPKAAQLTDARQLSKSLLMSPKARVDTKPQLEITADNVKCAHGATVSQLESDEVFYLQSRGIDENSARSLLVYAFAYDIISQIPVASLRNILAASVRIPT, encoded by the coding sequence ATGATTGAAATATCTACCGTTGCGGACGTGGGAAATTTGGGAGTTACAACTGCGAGCGATCGCACCACTTACCTGAAGAATCTTTTAGCCTTGCAATCGCCCCTTGCTGATAACCTGGACTGGTTGCAGGAGGTACGCGATCGCGCTGCCTCCAGAGTGCAGGAGTTAGCAATTCCCTCAACGCGCGAAGAAGAGTGGCGGTTTACGGATCTGTCCCCTTTGTTGAAAGTTGAACTCAAGTCCGTTGCCAGAAAATCATCTGCTATCAGCCAAGCAGAAATTGCATCATTCATCTTGCCAGAAAGTTCTACCTGTTTAGTATTTGTCGATGGCACCTTTCTGCCAGAACTATCAACAACCCAAAACCTTCCAACTAATATGGTTGTGGGCAATCTTGCTACCGCAATACAGCAAGAATCTTCCTTACAAAATCGGATTTTAGATTATCTGGCAAGACAACCCGGATCCGGAGAAACTTTCACGGCTCTAAACACAGCCAGCATGACTGATGTTGCTGTTATTTATGTGCCGCAAAAGCAAATTGTAGATTCGCCAATTCATGTTCTATTCGTTTCCACGGCCGATCAGCCCCAGGTGATGACCACTCCTCGCTGTTTGGTAATAGCTGAATCTAACAGTAGCCTGACGTTGATTGAAGATTATATTTCGCTCAATGCCAGTGTATATTTCACCAACTCGGTGACGGAAGTCTGGGTAGAAGCAAATGCTCATGTGAATCACACCAGGATTCAAAGAGACAGTCAAACGGCCTTTCATATTGGTAAAACAGCCGTTTCTCAAGCCCGCGATGCCCACTATACCTGCAACGCCATTAGCTTAGGGGCGGCGCTCTCCCGGCATCACCTGGAAGTCTACCAAACCGGTGAACAAACCTATACCATGCTAAATGGGCTAACCATGATTGCTGATAATCAGGTAGCGGATACGCACAGTCTGATTTCTTACACTAAGCCCTACGGCACTAGCAATCAGATTCACAAATGCATTGTGGATGATCAGGCGCACGCAGTTTTTAATGGCAAGATTTTTGTACCAAAAGCGGCGCAATTAACCGATGCGCGTCAGTTAAGCAAAAGCCTGCTAATGTCCCCCAAAGCAAGGGTAGACACAAAACCGCAGCTTGAAATTACCGCGGATAATGTGAAATGTGCTCATGGTGCAACAGTGAGCCAGCTAGAAAGCGATGAAGTGTTTTATCTGCAAAGCCGTGGGATTGACGAAAACAGTGCGCGATCGCTACTGGTATATGCTTTTGCCTACGATATCATTAGCCAGATTCCGGTTGCTTCTTTGCGAAATATCCTTGCTGCCAGTGTTCGTATTCCCACGTAG
- a CDS encoding Iron-regulated ABC transporter ATPase subunit SufC (IMG reference gene:2510096712~PFAM: ABC transporter~TIGRFAM: FeS assembly ATPase SufC): MINENSEVILSVRDLTAEVDGTQILKGLNLEVKAGEIHAIMGPNGSGKSTFSKILAGHPDYIVTGGEITYLGQNLLDMEAEDRARSGIFLAFQYPIEIPGVSNTDFLRIAYNSKRKHAGLDELDAFDFDELVQSKLDVVKMNPAFLSRSVNEGFSGGEKKRNEILQMALLEPRLAILDETDSGLDIDALKIVANGVNQLTTPDNAIVLITHYQRLLNYIVPDYVHVMEGGRIVTTGSKELALELEARGYDWIREEEAEAVAR, from the coding sequence GTGATTAATGAGAACAGTGAAGTGATTTTGTCGGTGCGGGATTTGACTGCTGAAGTGGATGGAACCCAGATCCTTAAAGGGTTAAATCTGGAAGTAAAAGCAGGTGAAATTCACGCAATTATGGGACCAAATGGTTCTGGAAAAAGCACCTTTTCTAAAATTTTGGCAGGTCATCCCGATTATATTGTGACAGGTGGTGAGATCACCTATTTGGGACAAAACTTGTTAGATATGGAAGCCGAAGATCGAGCAAGATCGGGTATTTTTTTGGCGTTTCAATATCCGATTGAAATTCCAGGCGTGAGCAATACGGATTTTTTGCGAATTGCCTATAACTCTAAACGCAAACATGCAGGCTTGGATGAACTCGATGCCTTTGACTTTGATGAGTTGGTGCAGAGCAAGCTGGATGTGGTCAAAATGAATCCAGCTTTTCTTAGTCGCAGTGTGAATGAAGGCTTTTCTGGTGGGGAGAAAAAGCGGAATGAGATTTTGCAAATGGCATTACTGGAACCTCGTCTGGCAATTCTAGATGAGACTGATTCTGGACTTGACATTGATGCACTTAAGATTGTTGCAAATGGGGTGAATCAGTTAACAACTCCAGACAATGCGATTGTTCTAATCACGCACTATCAGCGATTACTTAATTACATCGTTCCAGACTATGTGCATGTCATGGAAGGTGGACGAATTGTGACTACGGGTAGCAAAGAGTTAGCACTGGAACTGGAAGCGCGCGGCTATGACTGGATTCGGGAAGAAGAAGCGGAGGCTGTTGCGCGATGA
- a CDS encoding hypothetical protein (IMG reference gene:2510096713): MVKSLQARTVTLRDLIDDFSLQFVEDDQFFYEWQEHFLEICEQEKELLDKVKAGFFSLVTYPLLLEKPVREAIISPLLFLAGFYLPTFYERLERLGT; this comes from the coding sequence ATGGTGAAATCTCTTCAAGCTAGAACTGTTACTCTACGTGATTTAATTGATGATTTCAGCTTGCAATTCGTTGAAGATGATCAGTTTTTTTATGAGTGGCAGGAACATTTTCTAGAGATTTGTGAACAGGAGAAAGAATTACTCGATAAGGTCAAAGCTGGTTTTTTTAGCTTAGTGACTTATCCGCTGCTTCTCGAAAAGCCTGTTCGAGAAGCAATTATTTCTCCACTCCTGTTTCTTGCTGGTTTTTACTTGCCCACATTTTATGAACGGTTAGAGAGGTTGGGAACGTGA
- a CDS encoding Iron-regulated ABC transporter membrane component SufB (IMG reference gene:2510096714~PFAM: Uncharacterized protein family (UPF0051)~TIGRFAM: FeS assembly protein SufB), protein MSASVQNLVNQPYKYGFVTQIEADTIPRGLNEDIVRLISEKKGEPEFMLDFRLRAYRQWLKMTEPTWQRATYPAIDYQDIIYYSAPKVSEKKKSLNEVDPELLETFEKLGIPLSEQKRLANVAVDAIFDSVSVATTFKEKLAKDGVIFCSMSEALKEHPELVRKYLGSVVPIADNYFAALNSAVFSDGSFVYIPKGVRCPMELSTYFRINNGESGQFERTLIVAEEGSYVSYLEGCTAPMYDTNQLHAAVVELVALDDAEIKYSTVQNWYAGDKDGRGGIYNFVTKRGLCQGKNSKISWTQVETGSAITWKYPSCVLVGDNSVGEFYSVALTNHYQQADTGTKMVHIGKNTRSTIVSKGISAGQSKNSYRGLVKIGPKATGARNYSQCDSMLIGDNAQANTFPYIQVQNNSSKVEHEASTSKIGEDQLFYFQQRGISAEDAVSMMISGFCKDVFNQLPMEFAVEADRLLSLKLEGSVG, encoded by the coding sequence ATGAGCGCATCTGTTCAAAACCTGGTCAACCAGCCTTACAAATATGGCTTCGTCACTCAAATTGAAGCAGATACAATTCCTCGCGGACTGAATGAGGATATTGTTCGTTTGATTTCTGAGAAGAAAGGCGAGCCTGAGTTCATGCTGGACTTTCGGTTAAGAGCATACCGGCAGTGGCTCAAAATGACTGAGCCTACCTGGCAACGTGCCACTTATCCGGCGATTGACTATCAAGACATCATTTACTATTCCGCTCCCAAGGTCAGCGAGAAGAAGAAGAGCCTGAATGAAGTAGATCCAGAGTTGCTCGAAACATTTGAAAAGCTGGGAATTCCTCTATCCGAACAAAAGCGTCTGGCAAATGTGGCAGTTGATGCTATTTTTGACAGTGTTTCGGTCGCTACGACCTTTAAAGAGAAATTGGCAAAAGATGGGGTTATCTTTTGTTCAATGTCAGAAGCACTTAAAGAGCATCCTGAACTTGTCCGAAAATATCTTGGCAGTGTCGTTCCTATTGCCGATAACTATTTTGCAGCGTTGAACTCTGCTGTATTTAGCGATGGCTCCTTTGTGTACATTCCCAAAGGAGTTCGTTGCCCAATGGAATTATCTACATACTTCCGTATCAACAATGGGGAGTCGGGTCAGTTTGAGCGGACACTAATCGTGGCAGAAGAAGGCAGCTATGTTAGCTATCTGGAAGGTTGCACCGCGCCCATGTATGACACCAACCAGCTTCATGCGGCAGTGGTAGAACTGGTGGCGCTGGATGATGCCGAAATCAAATACTCCACGGTACAGAACTGGTACGCCGGAGACAAAGATGGTAGGGGCGGCATTTATAACTTCGTCACCAAGCGCGGCTTGTGTCAGGGCAAAAACTCCAAAATTTCCTGGACTCAGGTAGAAACAGGTTCAGCAATTACCTGGAAGTATCCAAGTTGTGTGCTGGTAGGCGATAACTCTGTTGGTGAGTTCTATTCAGTAGCACTCACTAATCACTATCAGCAAGCCGATACGGGAACCAAGATGGTACATATTGGTAAAAATACTCGCAGCACTATCGTCTCAAAGGGCATTTCTGCGGGTCAGTCTAAGAATAGCTACCGTGGTCTGGTCAAAATTGGACCAAAGGCGACGGGTGCCCGCAACTATTCCCAATGCGACTCGATGCTGATTGGTGATAACGCTCAGGCAAATACCTTCCCCTATATCCAGGTGCAAAATAACTCCAGCAAGGTGGAACACGAAGCATCCACTTCCAAGATTGGTGAAGACCAGTTGTTCTACTTTCAGCAACGAGGTATCTCTGCAGAAGATGCCGTTTCCATGATGATCAGCGGTTTCTGTAAGGATGTGTTCAACCAATTACCAATGGAATTCGCCGTAGAAGCTGATCGCCTCCTCAGCCTCAAACTCGAAGGTAGCGTAGGGTAA
- a CDS encoding ferredoxin-thioredoxin reductase, catalytic subunit (IMG reference gene:2510096715~PFAM: Ferredoxin thioredoxin reductase catalytic beta chain), which produces MNTPTQPTQASEKSLEAMRHFSEKYAKNTGTYFCSDPGVTAVVIEGLAKHKDELGSPLCPCRHYEDKAAEAEAAYWNCPCVPMRERKECHCMLFLTPDNPFAGNAQEISIEQIRAVTNQY; this is translated from the coding sequence ATGAATACACCGACTCAACCGACCCAAGCCTCTGAAAAAAGCCTCGAAGCGATGCGGCACTTCTCTGAAAAATATGCCAAGAATACAGGCACCTATTTTTGCTCTGATCCAGGCGTAACGGCAGTGGTGATTGAGGGGCTTGCCAAACACAAGGATGAACTCGGATCACCACTTTGTCCCTGTCGTCACTATGAAGACAAAGCAGCAGAAGCGGAAGCTGCCTACTGGAATTGTCCTTGTGTCCCAATGCGTGAGCGTAAAGAATGCCATTGCATGTTGTTTTTAACCCCAGATAACCCCTTTGCAGGCAACGCTCAAGAAATTTCTATCGAGCAAATTCGTGCCGTGACCAATCAATACTAG
- a CDS encoding iron-sulfur cluster biosynthesis transcriptional regulator SufR (IMG reference gene:2510096716~TIGRFAM: iron-sulfur cluster biosynthesis transcriptional regulator SufR): MTATQQPSTKHDILQHLLKQGQATAQDLAETLQISPQAIRRHLKDMEAEGLIIHQTVQARMGRPNYLYALSQAGRSRFPDRYDEFAVSLLDTLAETIGKEQMGSILRKQWERKALEYRDRLGNGSIKERVDKLVELRREEGYMAECHRVDETQDDRFVLTEYNCAISHIAETFPSVCGHELEMFGAALPDCTVERTHWIVNGEHRCGYLIQPKYV, from the coding sequence ATGACCGCAACTCAGCAGCCTTCGACAAAACATGACATCCTGCAGCATCTCCTAAAGCAGGGGCAGGCAACTGCACAAGATTTAGCCGAGACGCTGCAAATCAGTCCTCAGGCGATTCGTCGTCACTTGAAGGATATGGAAGCAGAGGGACTGATTATTCATCAAACGGTGCAGGCTAGGATGGGGCGCCCGAACTACTTATATGCTCTGAGTCAAGCTGGAAGAAGCCGATTTCCTGATCGTTACGATGAATTCGCCGTCTCTTTGTTAGACACGTTGGCAGAAACCATTGGTAAGGAGCAGATGGGGTCGATTCTCCGTAAACAGTGGGAACGTAAAGCTTTAGAGTATCGCGATCGCTTGGGGAATGGTTCTATCAAAGAACGAGTTGATAAGTTGGTGGAACTGCGCCGGGAGGAAGGCTATATGGCAGAGTGTCATCGGGTTGACGAAACTCAGGATGACCGTTTTGTGCTAACTGAATATAACTGTGCCATCTCGCATATTGCCGAAACGTTTCCCAGCGTTTGTGGACATGAACTGGAAATGTTTGGAGCCGCTTTGCCTGATTGCACTGTGGAGCGCACTCACTGGATCGTCAATGGGGAGCATCGCTGTGGATATTTGATTCAACCTAAGTACGTTTGA
- a CDS encoding Zn-dependent carboxypeptidase (IMG reference gene:2510096717~PFAM: Carboxypeptidase Taq (M32) metallopeptidase), whose protein sequence is MQTLEKTHPAFLKLQTLLAEITNIQSAASLLHWDQATYMPLKGAAARGRQLATLRQIAHEKFTDGTIARLLDDLQGYEADLPYDSDEASLIRVTRRNCDRASKIPADFTARFSQLRSETYQVWAKARPENNFAMVLPYLEQMVDLSREMANFFPGYEHIADPLIEFSDYGMTAQSIRRVFADLREQLVPVVQAITEQPSVDDSCLRQFFPEAEQIAFSYKVLEQMGYDLERGRQDKTLHPFMTNFSIDDVRITTRVYENDLGQGLFSTIHEMGHAFYEMGIDPAFEGNFLAAGISAGIHESQSRLWENLVGRSRPFWNYFYPQLQAMFPVQLKDVPLEAFYRAINKVERSLIRTDADEVTYNLHVMIRFDLELDLLDGTLAVRDLPEAWNERYRSDLGVVPESDREGVLQDVHWYTGRVGGMFQGYTLGNLMSAQFFEAALADIPAIPNQIEEGNFQPLHDWLKNKIYRHGCKYTADEMIQQVTGNSLSMTPFMHYIRQKYEELYAI, encoded by the coding sequence ATGCAAACGCTTGAAAAAACGCATCCTGCCTTTCTAAAACTGCAAACTTTATTAGCTGAGATTACCAATATCCAGTCTGCAGCCTCGTTGCTGCATTGGGATCAGGCAACCTATATGCCACTGAAAGGAGCCGCCGCCAGAGGACGGCAGTTAGCGACGCTGCGCCAGATTGCCCATGAAAAATTCACTGATGGGACGATCGCTCGGCTACTGGACGACCTTCAAGGCTATGAGGCCGATTTGCCCTACGACTCAGACGAAGCCAGTCTGATCCGGGTAACCCGCCGAAACTGCGATCGCGCCTCTAAAATTCCCGCTGACTTTACTGCCCGTTTTTCTCAGTTGCGTTCAGAAACCTATCAAGTGTGGGCAAAAGCCCGCCCAGAAAATAACTTTGCAATGGTACTGCCCTATCTGGAACAGATGGTAGACCTTAGCCGTGAAATGGCAAACTTCTTTCCTGGATACGAGCACATTGCCGATCCCTTGATTGAGTTTTCGGATTATGGAATGACTGCTCAATCCATTCGACGGGTTTTTGCTGACTTACGGGAGCAGTTAGTTCCTGTTGTTCAAGCGATTACAGAACAACCCTCGGTGGATGATTCCTGCTTGCGGCAGTTTTTCCCAGAAGCAGAGCAAATCGCCTTCAGCTACAAAGTTCTGGAGCAGATGGGTTATGACCTGGAACGAGGACGACAAGACAAAACCTTACATCCATTCATGACCAACTTTTCCATTGACGACGTGCGGATCACAACACGGGTGTATGAGAATGACCTGGGACAGGGCTTGTTCAGCACGATTCACGAAATGGGACATGCTTTTTATGAGATGGGCATTGATCCAGCGTTTGAGGGAAATTTTTTAGCGGCGGGGATATCTGCTGGGATTCACGAGAGTCAATCGCGCCTGTGGGAGAATCTGGTAGGTCGGTCTCGTCCGTTCTGGAACTATTTCTATCCACAACTCCAGGCAATGTTTCCGGTTCAGCTCAAGGATGTCCCCCTGGAAGCGTTTTACCGGGCAATCAATAAGGTAGAGCGATCGCTCATCCGTACTGATGCCGATGAAGTCACTTATAACCTACATGTGATGATTCGGTTTGATCTAGAACTGGATCTGCTGGATGGCACACTGGCTGTTCGAGATCTGCCAGAAGCGTGGAATGAGCGCTACCGTAGTGATTTAGGCGTAGTTCCAGAGAGCGATCGCGAAGGTGTATTACAAGATGTGCACTGGTATACCGGACGCGTGGGTGGCATGTTCCAGGGCTATACCCTCGGTAACCTGATGAGTGCCCAGTTTTTTGAAGCTGCGCTTGCGGATATTCCTGCTATTCCCAACCAGATCGAGGAGGGCAACTTCCAACCACTGCACGATTGGTTGAAGAACAAAATCTATCGCCACGGCTGCAAATACACAGCAGATGAAATGATTCAACAAGTAACTGGTAATTCGCTAAGTATGACTCCTTTTATGCACTATATTCGCCAGAAATATGAAGAGCTGTATGCGATCTAA
- a CDS encoding Photosystem II protein Y (PsbY) (IMG reference gene:2510096718~PFAM: Photosystem II protein Y (PsbY)) has product MDWRLLIVLLPLVLALAWVFKNIGQQALKQGQDFLSKS; this is encoded by the coding sequence ATGGACTGGCGTTTGCTGATTGTGTTGCTTCCTCTTGTACTAGCTTTGGCCTGGGTCTTCAAAAACATTGGGCAACAGGCCCTGAAGCAAGGTCAAGACTTTCTTTCCAAGAGTTAA